In Macaca nemestrina isolate mMacNem1 chromosome 11, mMacNem.hap1, whole genome shotgun sequence, a single window of DNA contains:
- the LOC112423214 gene encoding protein CEBPZOS: MARTLEPLAKKIFKGILVAELVGLFGAYFLFSKMHTSQDFRQTMSKKYPFILEVYYKSTEKSGMYGIRELDQKTWLNSKN; the protein is encoded by the coding sequence ATGGCCCGTACTTTGGAACCACTAGCAAAGAAGATCTTTAAAGGAATTTTGGTAGCCGAACTTGTAGGCCTTTTTGGAGCATATTTTTTGTTTAGCAAGATGCACACAAGCCAAGATTTCAGGCAAACAATGAGCAAGAAATATCCCTTCATCTTGGAAGTTTATTACAAATCCACTGAGAAGTCTGGAATGTATGGAATCAGAGAGCTGGATCAAAAAACATGGTTGAACAGCAAAAATTAG